One genomic window of Medicago truncatula cultivar Jemalong A17 chromosome 1, MtrunA17r5.0-ANR, whole genome shotgun sequence includes the following:
- the LOC11419168 gene encoding U-box domain-containing protein 4: MGTESYTYMGRSFNEFSINDDSTSSAFSDCNSDRSGEFATTSSTSRRLFLACASENSDDLIRQLVSDLHSDSIEEQKQAAMEIRLLAKNKPENRIKIAKAGAIKPLISLVTSQDLQLQEYGVTAILNLSLCDENKELIASSGAIKPLVRALNSGTSTAKENAACALLRLSQVEENKAAIGRSGAIPLLVNLLGSGGIRGKKDASTALYTLCSVKENKMRAVKAGIMKVLVELMADFESNMVDKSAYVLSVLVSVPEAKVALVEEGGVPVLVEIVEVGSQRQKEIAAVILLQICEDSVAVRSMVAREGAIPPLVALTQSGTNRAKQKAEKLIELLRQPRSTRISE; encoded by the exons ATGGGAACAGAGAGTTACACATACATGGGACGAAGTTTCAACGAATTCTCCATCAACGATGATTCAACTTCCTCCGCTTTCAGCGACTGCAACAGTGACAGATCCGGCGAATTCGCCACCACTTCTTCTACCTCCCGACGGCTCTTCCTCGCCTGCGCTTCCGAAAATTCCGATGACCTCATCCGTCAACTTGTCTCCGATCTTCACTCCGATTCAATCGAAGAGCAGAAACAAGCCGCTATGGAAATTCGATTACTCGCCAAGAATAAACCTGAAAATCGAATCAAAATCGCTAAAGCTGGCGCAATTAAACCGTTAATTTCGTTAGTTACTTCACAGGACCTGCAACTTCAAGAATACGGTGTTACCGCGATTTTGAATCTCTCTTTGTGCGACGAAAATAAAGAACTAATAGCTTCTTCCGGAGCTATTAAACCGTTAGTTAGAGCGTTAAATTCAGGAACATCAACAGCTAAAGAGAACGCGGCTTGTGCGCTCCTTCGTCTATCTCAG GTGGAAGAGAACAAGGCGGCGATTGGAAGATCCGGTGCAATTCCGTTATTGGTGAATCTTCTAGGAAGTGGAGGAATACGCGGGAAGAAGGACGCGTCTACGGCGCTGTATACTCTGTGTTCTGTGAAGGAGAATAAGATGAGAGCGGTGAAAGCGGGGATAATGAAGGTGTTGGTTGAGTTGATGGCGGATTTTGAATCGAATATGGTGGATAAATCGGCTTATgttttgagtgtattggtatcGGTGCCGGAGGCGAAGGTTGCGTTGGTGGAGGAAGGTGGTGTGCCGGTGTTGGTTGAGATTGTGGAGGTTGGATCGCAGAGACAGAAGGAAATTGCGGCGGTTATTCTGTTACAGATTTGTGAAGATAGCGTGGCGGTTCGATCCATGGTGGCTCGTGAGGGTGCCATTCCTCCTTTGGTTGCTTTGACGCAGTCCGGCACCAATCGCGCCAAACAAAAG GCTGAGAAATTAATTGAGCTTCTGAGGCAACCAAGATCTACACGTATATCAGAATGA